Proteins encoded by one window of Corallococcus exiguus:
- a CDS encoding cytochrome c3 family protein — protein sequence MAPLFRPGTDSVLRAFIALALGVPAVSLAGLLLLARNPLGRGSFTPREQPLPFDHRHHVGDEGIPCGYCHEGAWRSPVAGVPPTQRCLGCHAQVWNESARLEPVRASGFDDTALPWNRVHALPDYVWFSHQIHVNKGVGCVTCHGRVDTMPAVEQVAPLTMGWCLDCHRDPTPWLRPVSEVANLTWRPPGDPRETGRAVQVALGVSPRTDCNTCHF from the coding sequence ATGGCTCCGCTGTTCCGCCCGGGGACCGACTCGGTGCTGCGGGCGTTTATCGCCCTGGCTCTGGGTGTGCCCGCGGTGTCGCTGGCGGGACTGCTGCTGCTCGCGCGCAACCCGCTGGGGCGGGGCTCGTTCACGCCTCGCGAGCAGCCACTTCCTTTCGACCACCGCCACCACGTAGGCGACGAGGGCATCCCCTGTGGCTACTGCCATGAGGGCGCGTGGCGCTCGCCGGTGGCGGGAGTGCCGCCTACGCAGCGCTGCCTGGGGTGCCATGCGCAGGTGTGGAACGAGAGCGCCCGCCTGGAGCCGGTGCGCGCCAGTGGCTTCGACGACACGGCGCTGCCGTGGAACCGGGTGCACGCGCTTCCGGACTACGTCTGGTTCAGCCATCAAATCCACGTGAACAAGGGCGTGGGCTGCGTCACCTGCCACGGCCGCGTGGACACCATGCCGGCGGTGGAGCAGGTGGCGCCGCTCACCATGGGCTGGTGCCTGGACTGTCACCGCGACCCGACGCCGTGGCTGCGCCCTGTGTCCGAGGTCGCGAACCTCACGTGGCGTCCTCCCGGAGACCCGAGGGAGACGGGCCGCGCGGTGCAGGTCGCGCTCGGTGTGTCCCCTCGCACGGATTGCAACACATGCCACTTCTGA
- a CDS encoding protein kinase, protein MSVLPFASRLPAFAPLHPLGRGPLGEWVSLVWPLEQDAVDARPLVVKTFLLASGLAPETRRPLEDALTRAVPLRHPGIARLHGFQVDVRDTLTVVSDYVPGCSLATARRRVLGRCGRPSEAFVCHVGAEVAGALQAAHDARVVHGDVHAHRIRVGPRGEVTLTDFGLRPARPLLRRFMSPSRPDAVELPVREDAVGSSVETREDLRALGRVLLALVSGNTVVPEDAAGVDAALGEVSPALRDVLRGVLLDARGADSAAGLQAALRDCMGHGVECQGRDAMVRELAALPGSGPLSPVDVYVGAASVMTASVSVRGRTLPS, encoded by the coding sequence ATGTCCGTGCTTCCGTTCGCATCCAGGCTGCCCGCGTTCGCCCCCCTGCATCCGCTGGGGAGGGGCCCGTTGGGCGAGTGGGTGTCCCTGGTGTGGCCGCTGGAGCAGGACGCGGTGGATGCGCGTCCGCTGGTGGTGAAGACGTTCCTCCTGGCGTCGGGGTTGGCGCCGGAGACGCGGCGCCCGCTGGAGGATGCGCTGACGCGTGCGGTGCCGCTGAGGCATCCGGGCATCGCGAGGCTCCACGGCTTCCAGGTGGACGTGCGCGACACGCTGACGGTGGTGTCGGACTACGTCCCGGGCTGTTCGCTGGCCACGGCGCGCCGGCGGGTGCTGGGGCGGTGCGGGCGGCCGTCGGAAGCGTTCGTGTGTCACGTGGGCGCGGAGGTGGCGGGAGCGCTGCAGGCCGCGCATGACGCGCGCGTGGTGCACGGGGATGTGCATGCGCACCGCATCCGCGTGGGGCCTCGGGGCGAGGTGACGCTGACGGACTTCGGGCTGCGGCCCGCGCGTCCGCTGCTGCGCCGGTTCATGTCGCCGTCCCGGCCGGACGCGGTGGAGCTGCCCGTGCGCGAGGACGCGGTGGGCTCGTCGGTGGAGACGCGAGAGGATTTGCGCGCGCTGGGGCGGGTGTTGTTGGCGCTGGTCTCTGGGAACACGGTGGTTCCGGAGGACGCGGCCGGGGTGGACGCGGCGCTGGGTGAGGTGTCGCCCGCGCTGCGGGACGTGCTGCGCGGGGTGCTGCTGGATGCGCGCGGGGCGGACTCCGCCGCGGGGCTCCAGGCGGCGCTGCGCGACTGCATGGGGCACGGTGTGGAGTGCCAGGGGCGGGACGCGATGGTGCGCGAGCTGGCGGCGCTGCCGGGCTCGGGGCCGCTGTCTCCGGTGGACGTGTACGTGGGCGCGGCGTCGGTGATGACGGCCTCCGTGTCCGTGCGCGGGCGCACGCTGCCTTCCTGA
- a CDS encoding outer membrane beta-barrel protein, which translates to MRGSNKWTGLALVAGLAVSAQAVAAEEPNLNANPGSSSSFGQAGQMVISQDLNGFLGYNTASEVFLIRLEPSADYFLQQNLSVGASALVAFGFGDSTVVGLGVLGRVGYHLPLGDRVSLWPKAGFGVQFAHVPGASDVNFVLDFNAPVLFHLTPHFFIGAGPQVRAVISQSVGSLGSEQGYFAGNDVTLGITTTVGGYF; encoded by the coding sequence ATGCGTGGAAGCAACAAGTGGACGGGCCTGGCGCTGGTGGCGGGCCTCGCGGTGTCGGCGCAGGCGGTGGCGGCGGAAGAGCCGAACCTGAACGCGAACCCGGGCAGCTCGTCGTCGTTCGGCCAGGCGGGCCAGATGGTCATCAGCCAGGACCTCAACGGCTTCCTGGGCTACAATACCGCGTCCGAAGTGTTCCTGATCCGGCTGGAGCCGTCCGCGGACTACTTCCTCCAGCAGAACCTGTCGGTGGGCGCGTCCGCGCTGGTGGCCTTCGGCTTCGGTGACAGCACCGTCGTGGGCCTGGGCGTGCTGGGCCGCGTGGGCTACCACCTGCCGCTGGGCGACCGCGTGTCGCTGTGGCCCAAGGCGGGCTTCGGCGTGCAGTTCGCCCACGTGCCGGGCGCCAGCGACGTGAACTTCGTCCTGGATTTCAACGCCCCCGTCCTGTTCCACCTCACGCCGCACTTCTTCATCGGCGCGGGTCCGCAGGTGCGCGCGGTCATCAGCCAGAGCGTGGGCAGCCTGGGCTCGGAGCAGGGCTACTTCGCGGGCAATGACGTGACGCTGGGCATCACCACCACGGTCGGCGGCTACTTCTAG
- a CDS encoding SDR family NAD(P)-dependent oxidoreductase, translating into MARHGDLRGQVAIVTGASSGVGWQSALRLAEAGVRLCVTARRQSALEQLRVEVLQRGGECLVSDGDVTVAEDVERVVRECVEHYGRVDLLVNAAAVQSYGYFDQLPWEHITRVFDVSCFGYFRFARAVLPHFRKQGHGHLLNVQSMLASGSAPLLSAYAAAKHATLGWAQALELELAGTGIHVSNVLVPSVSTPMFDHAPTMLGWKPVPVPPTYDVDLVARAVVRLAKRPGRTSVPAFLQGRLMLWLNGLAPSVGKAVLSRFGVRMQTTDMPLDRPEGNLFTPVVEGVGPRGSVPPTPAWVRFTATLGLAALTGGVVGGAVLGARGLMRAAR; encoded by the coding sequence ATGGCTCGTCACGGGGACTTGAGAGGACAGGTGGCCATCGTCACGGGCGCGTCGAGCGGCGTGGGCTGGCAATCCGCGCTGCGGCTGGCGGAGGCTGGCGTGCGGCTGTGCGTCACCGCTCGGCGCCAGTCGGCCCTGGAGCAACTGCGCGTGGAGGTGCTCCAGCGCGGCGGTGAGTGCCTGGTGAGTGACGGCGACGTCACGGTGGCCGAGGACGTGGAGCGCGTGGTGCGCGAGTGCGTGGAGCACTACGGCCGCGTGGACCTGCTGGTGAACGCGGCGGCGGTGCAGTCCTACGGCTACTTCGACCAGCTGCCCTGGGAGCACATCACGCGCGTGTTCGACGTGTCGTGCTTCGGCTACTTCCGCTTCGCGCGCGCGGTGCTGCCGCACTTCCGCAAGCAGGGCCACGGCCACCTGCTCAACGTGCAGTCCATGCTGGCGTCGGGGTCCGCGCCGCTGTTGTCCGCGTACGCGGCCGCGAAGCACGCGACGCTGGGGTGGGCGCAGGCGCTGGAGCTGGAGCTGGCGGGCACGGGCATCCACGTCTCCAACGTGCTGGTGCCGTCCGTGTCCACGCCCATGTTCGACCACGCGCCCACGATGCTGGGGTGGAAGCCCGTGCCGGTGCCGCCCACGTACGACGTGGACCTGGTGGCCCGCGCGGTGGTGCGCCTGGCGAAGCGGCCGGGCCGCACGTCGGTGCCGGCGTTCCTCCAGGGGCGGTTGATGCTGTGGCTCAACGGCCTGGCGCCGTCGGTGGGCAAGGCCGTGCTCTCCCGCTTCGGCGTGCGGATGCAGACGACGGACATGCCGCTGGACAGGCCCGAGGGCAACCTCTTCACCCCCGTGGTGGAGGGCGTGGGGCCTCGTGGCAGCGTGCCGCCCACGCCCGCGTGGGTTCGCTTCACCGCGACGCTGGGCCTGGCCGCGCTCACGGGCGGCGTGGTGGGCGGCGCGGTGCTGGGCGCGCGCGGATTGATGCGCGCGGCCCGCTGA
- a CDS encoding DUF1440 domain-containing protein encodes MIRWSRLRPFARPEKRSLLQDILMGAAGGALGTFAMNQAQALIARLSESKEQDDSQQEPATEVAARKAAEGAGVKLEGERKKQAGNVVHWSYGTLWGAVHGALHERVPLAGKLFGVGFGLGLFLIGDELAVPLLRLAPPPQKVPAKSHLSALAAHIVYGTTAEGTYRLVRRALA; translated from the coding sequence ATGATCCGCTGGAGCCGACTCCGTCCCTTCGCACGTCCCGAGAAGCGCTCGCTCCTCCAGGACATCCTCATGGGCGCCGCGGGCGGCGCGCTGGGCACCTTCGCCATGAACCAGGCGCAGGCGCTCATCGCCAGGCTGAGCGAGTCCAAGGAGCAGGACGACTCCCAGCAGGAGCCCGCCACGGAGGTGGCCGCGCGCAAGGCGGCGGAAGGCGCGGGCGTGAAGCTGGAGGGGGAGCGGAAGAAGCAGGCCGGCAACGTGGTGCACTGGAGCTACGGCACGCTCTGGGGCGCCGTGCACGGTGCGCTGCATGAGCGCGTGCCGCTGGCGGGGAAGCTGTTCGGCGTGGGCTTCGGCCTGGGCCTGTTCCTCATCGGTGACGAGCTGGCGGTGCCGCTCCTGCGCCTCGCTCCGCCGCCCCAGAAGGTCCCGGCGAAGTCGCACCTGAGCGCGCTCGCCGCCCACATCGTCTACGGCACCACGGCGGAAGGCACCTACCGCCTCGTGCGCCGCGCCCTGGCCTGA
- a CDS encoding DUF2378 family protein, with product MPAGTLNLPEDVARDLEARLAATEPEETSRGLFFLGVLDAVRFLGGADAVKRCLDQVGETADFIPMQTYPFPRFLRLSYVAAEQLSPLVGGHDAAQRQIGTQAMLDFLNSMFARDFVQQAGGDPKRLLELMHSGYRTALNFGERSVEWTGPTSGRVIMKRSLMPVPYNEGILQSALEVTGVHDVQVRGHAQSLVDAYYDVSWS from the coding sequence ATGCCGGCTGGCACGCTGAATCTACCCGAGGACGTCGCCCGAGACCTGGAAGCCCGTCTGGCCGCGACGGAGCCGGAGGAAACGAGCCGGGGCCTGTTCTTCCTGGGCGTGTTGGACGCGGTGCGCTTTCTGGGCGGAGCGGACGCGGTGAAGCGCTGTCTGGATCAGGTGGGGGAGACCGCGGACTTCATCCCCATGCAGACCTATCCGTTCCCGCGCTTCCTGCGGTTGTCCTACGTGGCGGCGGAGCAGCTGTCGCCGCTCGTTGGCGGCCATGATGCGGCGCAGCGGCAGATTGGCACGCAGGCGATGCTGGACTTCCTCAACTCCATGTTCGCGCGCGACTTCGTGCAGCAGGCGGGTGGGGACCCGAAGCGGCTCCTGGAGTTGATGCACTCCGGTTACCGCACGGCGCTGAACTTCGGCGAGCGCTCCGTGGAGTGGACGGGCCCCACGTCGGGCCGGGTCATCATGAAGCGCTCGCTGATGCCGGTGCCCTACAACGAGGGCATCCTCCAGTCCGCGCTGGAGGTGACGGGCGTGCACGACGTGCAGGTGCGCGGGCATGCCCAGTCGCTGGTGGACGCGTACTACGACGTCTCCTGGTCGTGA
- a CDS encoding response regulator yields MTDSAPLILLIEDEEDLRDAVATLLEMEGYRVAQCIHGEDAWSWLASHPRPDLVLLDLMMPVMNGQAFLTRLSQERMLEGVPIIVLSGSPFHPPGAVDYLRKPVAVADLMEVVRRFLPSSGEGPEGPPTS; encoded by the coding sequence ATGACGGACAGTGCCCCTCTCATCCTGTTGATCGAGGACGAGGAAGACCTTCGGGACGCGGTCGCGACGCTGTTGGAGATGGAGGGCTATCGCGTCGCGCAGTGCATCCACGGCGAGGATGCCTGGAGCTGGCTTGCGTCCCATCCCCGTCCGGACCTGGTGCTGCTGGACCTGATGATGCCGGTGATGAACGGACAGGCCTTCCTCACGAGGCTGTCCCAGGAGCGCATGCTGGAAGGCGTGCCCATCATCGTGCTGTCCGGCAGCCCCTTTCATCCCCCGGGCGCGGTGGACTACCTGCGCAAACCGGTGGCGGTGGCGGACCTGATGGAAGTGGTGCGCCGCTTCCTGCCGTCATCCGGGGAAGGCCCGGAAGGACCTCCCACGTCGTGA
- the fdh gene encoding formate dehydrogenase: protein MKGWPVLRQFARGDSRALGDTAMSARSRSLAPRTKSADRVVKSICPYCAVGCGQEVHVRDGRILDIEGDPHSPISRGRLCPKGAATFQLVTGTQRVQQVLYRRPGGTEWEPIPLEEAMEKVAERVKRTRDATFEVTDAKGQRLNRTLGLAHLGGATLDNEENYLLKKLFSALGVVQVENQARIUHASTVPGLGITFGRGGATTFQQDLQHSDCILIQGSNMAECHPVGFQWVMEAKARGAKVIHVDPRYTRTSAVADIYAPIRVGSDIAFLGGLIHYVLEHERYFRDYVVQYTNAATLIREGFLDTEDLEGLFSGYQPKDNRYDIHTWQYDGVAGVVPAAGHKELTDEPGAGGGGHDHRVDLRDEHRDETLQHPRCVFQLLKRHFARYTPKVVSQVCGVDEALFLQIARTLCDNSNPERTSAFCYAVGWTQHSVGVQYIRTAAILQLLLGNIGRPGGGILALRGHASIQGSTDIPTLYNLLPGYLPMPRASATDSLEHYIRKNKSGSGWWTEFPKYAVSLLKAWFGDKATKDNDYLFAHLPRLTGNHSHMQTVADMADGKLQGYFVMGENPAVGSMNGALQRKGLRKLDWLVVRDFTLIETAEFWRTAPEVQSGQVRPEDIQTEVFFFPAAAHTEKDGTFTNTQRLLQWHHKAVEPAGDTRSELHFAYHLGRKLRERYAGSTDPKDAPLLDLTWDYPTHGPHAEPSAEAVLKEINGYTVADGKLVDGFTALKDDGSTACGCWIYSGCFKDGVNQTARRKPGQEQTWVAPEWGWAWPSNRRILYNRASADANGKPWSERKRYVWWDAGEKRWTGEDVPDFIVDRPPEYRPPEGATGLATIAGNDPFLLQADGKGWLFAPSGMMDGPLPTHYEPMESVVSNPLYAQQCSPTREEWKRKDNPYHRAWGDPRYPYLVTTYRLTEHHTAGGMSRWLSWLSELQPEMFCEISPELAREKGLNNGDWCTLATARGDLECRALVTERIRPLKVKGRQVHQIGLPYHWGVTGRVRGEGANELTAFVADQNVDIQESKVFTADLRAGRMRSGERAAAGAAPPPLLLPEVPRDVTPPGDTDHSETQEPEEKG, encoded by the coding sequence ATGAAGGGTTGGCCCGTGCTGCGGCAGTTCGCCCGGGGAGACAGCCGGGCCCTGGGCGACACGGCGATGTCGGCGCGAAGCCGCTCGCTGGCGCCGCGCACGAAGTCCGCGGACCGGGTGGTGAAGTCCATCTGCCCGTACTGCGCGGTGGGCTGCGGGCAGGAGGTGCACGTGCGTGACGGGCGCATCCTCGACATCGAGGGCGACCCGCATTCCCCCATCTCACGCGGACGGCTCTGTCCCAAGGGGGCCGCCACCTTCCAGTTGGTCACGGGAACGCAACGCGTGCAGCAGGTCCTCTACCGCCGCCCCGGCGGCACGGAGTGGGAGCCCATTCCGCTGGAAGAGGCGATGGAGAAGGTGGCCGAGCGCGTGAAGCGCACGCGCGACGCGACGTTCGAGGTGACGGACGCGAAGGGCCAGCGGCTGAACCGGACGCTGGGGTTGGCGCACCTGGGCGGGGCGACGCTGGACAACGAGGAGAACTACCTCCTCAAGAAGCTCTTCAGCGCGCTGGGGGTCGTGCAGGTGGAGAACCAGGCTCGAATATGACACGCGTCCACGGTGCCCGGTCTGGGCATCACGTTCGGCCGCGGCGGAGCCACGACGTTCCAGCAGGACCTGCAGCACTCGGACTGCATCCTCATCCAGGGGTCCAACATGGCCGAGTGCCATCCGGTGGGCTTCCAGTGGGTGATGGAGGCGAAGGCCCGGGGCGCGAAGGTCATCCACGTGGACCCGCGCTACACGCGCACCAGCGCGGTGGCGGATATCTACGCGCCCATCCGAGTGGGCTCGGACATCGCGTTCCTGGGCGGGCTCATCCACTACGTGCTGGAGCACGAGCGGTACTTCCGTGACTACGTGGTGCAGTACACCAACGCGGCCACACTCATCCGCGAGGGCTTCCTGGACACGGAGGACCTGGAGGGGCTCTTCAGCGGCTACCAGCCGAAGGACAACCGCTACGACATCCACACCTGGCAGTACGATGGCGTGGCCGGCGTGGTGCCTGCGGCGGGCCACAAGGAGCTGACGGACGAACCGGGCGCGGGCGGCGGCGGACACGACCACCGCGTGGACCTCCGCGACGAGCACCGGGACGAAACGCTCCAGCATCCCCGGTGCGTGTTCCAGCTCTTGAAGCGCCACTTCGCGCGCTACACGCCGAAGGTGGTGTCCCAGGTGTGCGGCGTGGACGAGGCGCTGTTCCTCCAGATCGCGCGGACGCTGTGTGACAACTCCAACCCGGAGCGCACCAGCGCGTTCTGCTACGCGGTGGGGTGGACGCAGCACTCGGTGGGCGTGCAGTACATCCGCACGGCGGCCATCCTCCAGTTGCTGCTGGGCAACATCGGCCGGCCCGGTGGCGGCATCCTCGCCCTGCGAGGGCACGCGTCCATCCAGGGCTCCACGGACATCCCCACGCTCTACAACCTGCTGCCCGGCTACCTGCCCATGCCGCGCGCGAGCGCCACGGATTCGTTGGAGCACTACATCCGCAAGAACAAGTCCGGCAGCGGCTGGTGGACGGAGTTCCCCAAGTACGCGGTGTCGCTGCTCAAGGCGTGGTTCGGGGACAAGGCCACGAAGGACAACGACTACCTGTTCGCGCACCTGCCCCGGCTGACGGGCAACCACTCGCACATGCAGACCGTGGCGGACATGGCGGACGGGAAGCTCCAGGGCTACTTCGTCATGGGGGAGAACCCCGCCGTGGGCAGCATGAACGGGGCGCTCCAACGCAAGGGGCTGCGCAAGCTGGATTGGCTGGTGGTGCGTGACTTCACGCTCATCGAGACCGCGGAGTTCTGGCGCACGGCGCCGGAGGTCCAGTCCGGGCAGGTGCGGCCGGAGGACATCCAGACCGAGGTGTTCTTCTTCCCGGCCGCCGCGCACACGGAGAAGGACGGCACCTTCACCAACACGCAGCGGCTGCTGCAATGGCATCACAAGGCGGTGGAGCCGGCGGGGGACACGCGCAGCGAGCTGCACTTCGCCTATCACCTGGGGCGCAAGCTGCGTGAGCGCTACGCGGGCTCCACGGATCCGAAGGACGCGCCGCTGCTGGATTTGACGTGGGACTACCCCACGCACGGGCCGCACGCGGAGCCCTCCGCGGAGGCGGTGCTGAAGGAGATCAACGGCTACACGGTGGCGGACGGGAAGCTGGTGGATGGCTTCACGGCGCTGAAGGACGACGGCTCCACGGCGTGCGGCTGCTGGATCTACTCGGGTTGCTTCAAGGATGGCGTGAACCAGACCGCGCGGCGCAAGCCCGGGCAGGAGCAGACGTGGGTGGCGCCGGAGTGGGGCTGGGCGTGGCCGTCCAACCGGCGGATCCTCTACAACCGCGCGTCGGCGGACGCGAACGGCAAGCCCTGGAGCGAGCGCAAGCGCTACGTGTGGTGGGACGCGGGCGAGAAGAGGTGGACCGGCGAGGACGTGCCGGACTTCATCGTGGACCGGCCGCCGGAGTATCGGCCGCCCGAGGGCGCGACGGGGCTGGCGACCATCGCCGGCAATGATCCGTTCCTCTTGCAGGCGGACGGCAAGGGCTGGCTCTTCGCACCCAGCGGGATGATGGACGGGCCGCTGCCCACGCACTACGAGCCCATGGAGTCGGTGGTGTCCAACCCGCTCTACGCGCAGCAGTGCAGCCCCACGCGAGAGGAGTGGAAGCGCAAGGACAACCCCTATCACCGGGCCTGGGGCGACCCGCGCTACCCGTACCTGGTCACGACCTACCGGCTCACCGAGCACCACACCGCGGGCGGCATGTCGCGCTGGCTGTCATGGCTGAGCGAATTGCAGCCGGAGATGTTCTGCGAAATCTCCCCGGAGCTGGCGCGAGAGAAGGGGCTGAACAACGGGGACTGGTGCACGCTCGCCACGGCGCGAGGGGATTTGGAGTGCCGGGCGCTCGTCACGGAGCGCATCCGCCCGCTGAAGGTGAAGGGGCGGCAGGTGCACCAGATTGGCCTGCCGTACCACTGGGGTGTCACGGGGCGCGTGCGCGGTGAAGGGGCCAATGAGCTGACGGCGTTCGTCGCGGATCAGAACGTGGACATCCAGGAGTCGAAGGTGTTCACGGCGGACCTGCGGGCGGGACGGATGCGCTCGGGGGAGAGGGCCGCGGCGGGAGCGGCGCCGCCTCCGCTGCTGTTGCCGGAGGTGCCGCGCGACGTGACGCCGCCTGGGGACACGGACCATTCAGAGACGCAGGAACCCGAGGAGAAGGGATAG
- a CDS encoding 4Fe-4S dicluster domain-containing protein produces the protein MGGRKGFFTDTTLCIGCKACEVACKQWNQLPDDGFHFTGMSYDQTAHLGASTWRHVAFVERPVPLQGQMSGAGDFSWLMMSDVCKHCQRAGCLEACPTGAIVRTEFDTVYVQPDVCNGCGYCVSACPFGVIDRREDDGRAWKCTLCYDRIGDDQTPACAKACPTASIQYGDLDELHARAESRVRDLHQRGVTDAYLYGKDAENQPGTGGLNAFFLLLDKPEVYNLPPDPVVPTKKALRSWASVAMGAVGMVAVALGAVSFGREGRG, from the coding sequence ATGGGGGGCCGCAAGGGGTTCTTCACGGACACGACGCTCTGCATCGGCTGCAAGGCGTGCGAGGTCGCGTGCAAGCAGTGGAACCAACTTCCGGACGACGGCTTCCACTTCACGGGGATGTCCTACGACCAGACCGCGCACCTGGGCGCGTCAACGTGGCGGCACGTGGCGTTCGTGGAGCGGCCGGTGCCGTTGCAGGGGCAGATGTCGGGCGCGGGGGACTTCTCGTGGCTGATGATGTCGGACGTGTGCAAGCACTGCCAGCGCGCGGGGTGCCTGGAGGCATGTCCCACGGGCGCCATCGTGCGCACGGAGTTCGACACGGTCTACGTGCAGCCGGACGTGTGCAACGGCTGCGGCTACTGCGTGTCGGCGTGTCCGTTCGGAGTGATTGACCGGCGCGAGGATGACGGGCGCGCGTGGAAGTGCACGCTCTGTTACGACCGCATCGGTGACGACCAGACGCCGGCGTGCGCGAAGGCGTGTCCCACGGCGTCCATCCAGTACGGTGATTTGGACGAGTTGCATGCACGCGCGGAGTCACGGGTTCGCGACCTGCATCAGCGAGGCGTGACGGACGCGTACCTGTACGGGAAGGACGCGGAGAACCAGCCGGGCACGGGTGGGCTCAACGCGTTCTTCCTGCTGTTGGACAAGCCGGAGGTCTACAACCTGCCGCCCGACCCGGTGGTGCCGACGAAGAAGGCTCTGCGCTCGTGGGCCTCGGTGGCGATGGGTGCGGTGGGAATGGTGGCGGTGGCGCTGGGCGCGGTGTCGTTCGGGCGGGAGGGGCGCGGATGA
- the nrfD gene encoding NrfD/PsrC family molybdoenzyme membrane anchor subunit, which yields MSDDTLLDRLQRKADGRNIDTRAGILEGEGAQQRVKDPEPVRHGMDVLPTVPSRSGPDSEGAPSYYGMPVLKEPLWIWTVPAYFYVGGVAGAASVLGVSMEYLGGRRLERLAGRCHAVATAGDIVSAGLLIHDLGRPSRFLNMLRVFRPTSPMSVGSWVLAGSGAVNTAAFVLRRMPGVLGVMGRTAGMVGAVLGLPLAGYTAVLVSNTAVPLWQQVGRTLPLFFMASATASAGSLLSLFPHTDAEERVLRRFRVAGKVAEVFTREAVELEARQVVEVGKPLRTGVSGALWTLSRTCSLAGLVMDVLPGRARWKQVTADVLSTVGAVAARYAVIQAGRASARNPQATFQGQRQGLGAAQVEGNTKASDGKPLSFPLPVLGQPQAGMPYARFMVTQPEP from the coding sequence ATGAGCGACGACACGCTGCTGGACCGGCTGCAACGCAAGGCGGACGGGCGGAACATCGACACACGCGCGGGCATCCTGGAGGGCGAGGGTGCCCAGCAGCGGGTGAAGGACCCGGAGCCTGTGCGGCATGGGATGGACGTGTTGCCGACGGTGCCGTCACGGTCGGGGCCGGACAGTGAAGGAGCGCCGAGTTACTACGGCATGCCGGTGTTGAAGGAACCGCTGTGGATCTGGACGGTCCCGGCGTACTTCTACGTGGGCGGGGTGGCAGGCGCGGCGAGCGTGCTCGGCGTGTCGATGGAGTATCTGGGGGGACGGCGGCTGGAGCGGCTGGCGGGGCGCTGTCACGCAGTGGCCACGGCGGGGGACATCGTGAGCGCGGGGCTGTTGATCCACGACCTGGGCCGGCCGTCGCGCTTCCTGAACATGCTGCGCGTGTTCCGGCCCACGTCACCCATGAGTGTGGGTTCGTGGGTGCTGGCGGGTTCGGGCGCGGTGAACACGGCGGCGTTCGTGCTGCGACGGATGCCCGGAGTTCTTGGAGTCATGGGACGCACCGCGGGCATGGTGGGCGCGGTGCTGGGTCTGCCGCTCGCGGGATACACGGCGGTGCTGGTGAGCAACACGGCGGTGCCCCTGTGGCAGCAGGTGGGGCGCACACTGCCGCTGTTCTTCATGGCCTCCGCGACCGCGAGCGCGGGGAGCCTGTTGTCCCTGTTCCCGCACACGGACGCGGAGGAGCGCGTGCTGCGCCGCTTCCGTGTGGCGGGCAAGGTGGCGGAGGTGTTCACGCGCGAGGCGGTGGAGCTGGAGGCGCGGCAGGTGGTGGAGGTGGGGAAGCCACTGCGCACGGGTGTGTCGGGAGCTCTGTGGACGCTGTCCCGGACGTGTTCCCTGGCGGGACTGGTGATGGACGTGCTGCCGGGACGCGCACGGTGGAAGCAGGTAACCGCGGACGTGCTGTCCACGGTGGGAGCGGTGGCCGCGCGTTACGCCGTCATCCAGGCGGGCAGGGCCTCCGCGAGGAATCCGCAGGCCACGTTCCAGGGACAGAGACAGGGCCTTGGTGCCGCGCAGGTAGAGGGGAACACAAAGGCATCGGACGGAAAGCCCCTGAGCTTCCCGTTGCCCGTGCTCGGTCAGCCACAGGCCGGCATGCCCTACGCACGGTTCATGGTGACGCAGCCGGAGCCGTAA
- the mobA gene encoding molybdenum cofactor guanylyltransferase → MDGSATFPDVTLAILAGGQGSRLGGVAKGLLSVEGLTTLERLRAFGSHFEDVLLVANVSAPYERFGLRTVADAVKGKGAPGGVHAALGAASTRWVFAVACDMPFVTEAAARVVLDARGEDVDAVCIERDGRWEPLFAAYRTELVSHWGEALVEDPSLRGLLMRFRTRTLPVDALRAVDPELRALANVNTPEDLVRYGVTLP, encoded by the coding sequence ATGGACGGATCCGCGACCTTTCCCGACGTGACGCTGGCCATCCTGGCAGGGGGGCAGGGGAGCCGGTTGGGGGGCGTGGCCAAGGGGCTGCTGAGCGTGGAGGGGCTCACAACCTTGGAACGGCTGCGAGCGTTCGGGTCGCATTTCGAGGACGTGTTGCTGGTGGCGAATGTTTCGGCGCCGTACGAGCGCTTCGGGCTCCGCACGGTGGCGGACGCGGTGAAGGGCAAGGGAGCGCCGGGAGGGGTCCATGCGGCCCTGGGCGCGGCCAGCACGCGGTGGGTGTTCGCGGTGGCGTGCGACATGCCGTTCGTGACGGAGGCCGCGGCGCGGGTGGTGCTGGACGCGCGAGGCGAGGATGTGGACGCGGTGTGCATCGAGCGGGACGGACGGTGGGAGCCGTTGTTCGCGGCGTATCGTACGGAGCTGGTGTCACACTGGGGTGAAGCCTTGGTGGAGGATCCGTCTCTGCGGGGACTGCTGATGCGGTTCCGTACGCGGACCTTGCCGGTGGACGCATTGCGAGCGGTGGATCCGGAGCTGCGTGCGCTGGCGAACGTGAACACGCCGGAGGATTTGGTTCGGTATGGGGTGACGTTGCCCTGA